From the genome of Carassius auratus strain Wakin unplaced genomic scaffold, ASM336829v1 scaf_tig00038186, whole genome shotgun sequence:
TCTCTTTGGCTGTGTCTGATCTTCTGGTGGGAGTTTTTGTGATGCCCTTTCAATTATCTTGGCTTATTGAATCATGCTGGATTTCTGGCCCCTTGATGTGTTCAGTTTTCAATTTTGTAACTTTTCAGGCAACAAGTGTGTCTGTTCATACTGTGGCTCTGATTGCAATTGATCGGTTTTTGGCTTTAAGTTCTCCTTTTCTTTACTCTGAGAAGATCTCACCCATTGTCATCTGCATAGCAACTTTATTTAACTGGCTCTTTTCACTCCTTTATAACTTTACTCTTCTTTTTGTTAATGGAAACTTCACAGATGTCATGTGTCCAGGAATATGTATTGCTGTTATAGATGGGGTTTCATCTCTCATTGATCTCCTGTGTGTGTTTCTTATGCCTTGTAcactcattataatattatacactcaTGTTTTTGTCATTGCTAAGAGACATGCGACTGCTATAAGATCTCTTCAGATTCACAACAGAACAGAATCCTCCAAAAACAAATCAGAGCGAAAAGCTGCCATACTGCTGGGGATTCTGGTCATTGTGTTTCTCCTGTGTTTACTGCCGTATTATATTTGTACCATAGTGAGTTCACATGACATTGCTGACAGGTTTTATGTCAGAAatgttgctgtaatatttttcttCTTGAACTCCACGATTAATCCCATCATTTATGCTTTATTCTATCCCTGGTTTCAGAAAAGTTTGAagttaattttcacatttaaagtgtTGAATAAAGACTCATCCCTGATGAATTTGCTCTAAGTCACTGAATGCAAAACTGAATGTGTCCCCCTTTTCTTCTGTTGTTTACTCTTCACACTGGAAAAAATTGTGTCTATTAAAGTGCTAGtaaatttctaaaataattacaaagaaatggtagGTAACACTGGATAAGCCTGaaatttttaagtagaaaaactgaaataatattttcttgtagaAGCTActccaataatatttattttatttaaaactttggaaatgtaTTATTACAGGTAGGTTAatggtttttatattatttttgttatattacagttttttctgatTCCAGTCCAAGGCACCGGGGAAAATATCTCCTTGAATGCCGTATCCAGGCCTGACATGATGCCTGGTCAATATCTCCACATGCCTCCTCCATTGCCTGTAAAAGGGCTACCTGTTGATGAGGATGAGGTCGTACACTTTCCAGCGCCAGGCAGAGAAGAACTCCTCGATGCGATTAAAGAATTGAGAGTATGGAGGGAGGTTGAGTGCCATGAAGGATGGGTGGTCTGTAAACCAGTTGCGGACCAAAGCAGCCCTATTGAAACTAACATTGTCCCATATGATGACATATTGGGTATACTCTGGTCTCTGAACAGTGAGCATGTCATGTAAGGTGTCCAGGAATGCAATAATGTGTGCGGTGTGGTATGGGCCTATGGTTGCATGATGGTGAACAACACCATTTTGGCTTATAACTGCACACATGGTTATGTTACCACCACGTTGTCCTGGGACATTGATGATGGCACAGTGTCCAGTAATGTCTCCTGGTTTTACTGAGATTAAAAACTGGCCTCATTTACAAAAAGTAGCTCATGTCCCATGGCATCTGCTTCTAGTTCCATCATTCTCTggacaagacaaaacaaatgcaaCACATCAGGCCCATGCACAGCACTACAGTATGCACTTTCAAATTCAGAACCAATGACACTATAGCTTACCTGCACATAGTCATATCGCAATTGCTTTACACGTTCTGTGTTTCTCTCGAAAGGAACTCTGTAAATTTGCTTTTTTCTTATTCTCTGGTGTGCAAATACATGACTTAGTGCAGAAATGCTTACACTGTGTATATTTTGAAAGATGGTGTCATTATCTATGCGCTGCTGTATTTCGCGCAGTCTTATTGCATTATTGGCAAGCACCATGTTCACTATATGGGTCTCTTGCTCTGGAGTGAACATTCTTCCTCTGCCCCCAACATCTGGACATCTAGCAATTCTGTAAAGTAACAATTTCAGTATTTATGCATGTATGGGACTGTTGTGTTTCTCATTAGAGTATGGCAGTGCTACAAAGTACTTACCGATTCTCATTTCGAAATGTCCTAATGATGCTTGCCACAGTGTAGCGGCTCAAATTAGGCTGAACACGTTGGCCAGCTTCCTTCAGGGTCATCACATGGTTGATGACATGGTCCACTATTGTAGCTCTGATGTCATCAGTTATTCTATTTCTTACTCTTCTTACCCTCCCTCTTTCTCCTCCTTGTCCTCTTCCTCTAACTTCCTCTAACCCTCTCGCTCTTTCAACTCCACGTCCTCTTCCTCCAACTTCTTCATCTCCGCGTCCTCTCCCTCGGCCTCCTCTGATTCTCACTCTTCTCACTCTTACTGCTCCTTCCATTGTACTCCACACAGACAGCTTACCTGTGGCTTATTTATAGTGCTTAGGCTGATTGCAAAGTTAACTAATTATCTAAAACAGTTTTCACATGTGAAAGTGTGCCAGACAGTTGGCAAAATAGTGTTAATGATAGCCATACATGTGTATAATTTTGCTAGGAGTGTGTTGGAAATTTGGTAATTGAGTGAAAGCAGTGAGTTGTGTTTAAAGTTCTGAAAAAAAGAGTGTTGTGCAGTGAATTGTGCCTACAGTTTTGCAAAGTGTGTGTTACAAAATTGCAAACTGAGTGCAAAGCAGTGTTGGTGCTTTTAGTTTTGCAAACTCAGTGAGTGGTTTTGCTATACGTATTAATAGTTTTAGAAATTGTGCTACAAGTATCACGATTAGCGCTTaagcattcagaaaaaaaactgtaaatatgagTCTTGACTATAAACCAGCTATTGAATATTTCATCAATTATTGCAGAGATGCAGTTAATTTAACGTGTTTACCTTTATTGACAACACGCTCCAATAGCAGAGTACTGAAACTGAGATTGAGATATGTCCCATCCCTCCGTAATTTGTTTCtttaatactattataaactGTTAATGGTTAAGGAAAACCTgatgtgaatatgtgtgtgtgtgtgtgtgtgtgtgtgtgtgtgtgtgtgtgtgtgtgtgtgtgtgtgtgtgtgtgtgtgtgtgtgtgtgtgcgtgtatgtgtgtgtgtgtgtgtgtgtgtgtgtgtgtgtgtgtgtgtgtgtgtgtgtgtgtgtgtgtgtgtgtgtgtgtgtgtgcgtgtgtgtatgtgtgtatgcgtgtgtgttcaATGTGTTCAAATATTGTAGTCTAACTACATGTTATGTTTGCACCCAGTCATGGatcatatcatataataatatatgaatagtATAACAACTgtctcataaatgttgtttcttttgcttAAATAGCTTTAAAAAAGCCTATTTTCAGGCTAGATCATCCAATGTACATGCACAGTCCTGAGTGCACTTCTCAGTATGcggactgtttctatagcaaccgcACACTTCTAATGGCAGCTGCAGTGACGTGCTGACTTTaccgattagcgattggctcCTTTACTCAGAGGGCGGGGCTTCATTCGATAGGGTGGCCATATTGAGCATTGCcgttttccccattcaaaactattcaaaatgaaagttaCACATTTTGGGTATTCTTTAGTCTTTGGTTCCCTTTCAAgccggtaactcaacattacgtcagctaagacatATATGGTAACtcctcccttctccactttcgctGAAATCTTATGGACTAATgtcagctggggacagctggccaattgacgcgaagcatgcaaatactgacag
Proteins encoded in this window:
- the LOC113083467 gene encoding trace amine-associated receptor 13c-like, translated to MNLTAMNQSDVCQEYSCPERSVSFSVYVILYAAAAAVSLLTVCGNLLVIISVSHFKQLHTPANILILSLAVSDLLVGVFVMPFQLSWLIESCWISGPLMCSVFNFVTFQATSVSVHTVALIAIDRFLALSSPFLYSEKISPIVICIATLFNWLFSLLYNFTLLFVNGNFTDVMCPGICIAVIDGVSSLIDLLCVFLMPCTLIIILYTHVFVIAKRHATAIRSLQIHNRTESSKNKSERKAAILLGILVIVFLLCLLPYYICTIVSSHDIADRFYVRNVAVIFFFLNSTINPIIYALFYPWFQKSLKLIFTFKVLNKDSSLMNLL